From the Deinococcus fonticola genome, the window TAGGTCAATTTCACCTGGAAGGAACCGGCGGTCGGGAAGGTGTACGTGGTTTTCTGCCCGCTGGCAATCTGGGTGGTGCCGACAAACCACTTGAAGTCGGTTCCGGCAAGGCCCGAAGCGTCCAGGGTGGTGGCCTGTCCCAGCACCGGGGCGCTGGGGGTTATCATAAAGTCCTGTGCGCCCTTGGGAGTGAAGCAGAATTTATCCACCATGGTGTAGCGCGGGGCCTTGTTTCCCGCCAAGTTCGTTCCCAGGTCTGGCCGGTTGGTCGGCATCAAATGCATGGCCAGGTTGGCCGCCACTTGCGGCACCTTGGACGGGTCAGTCTCCTCACGCACCAGTTTGCCACCGACATACATCTTCAAACTGGTGGGCGTCCATACCCACTGGTGGTGCTGGAATCCTTGCGCCATATTGACGCCGGTATGAACCCCGACGCTGTTCTCGGGCTGATTGGTGCGCAGCGTCGTGTACAGCAGGTAATCAGGGATGCTGTAGCCGTAACGGAGTTCAATCAGCGTATCTGGCAGCAGGTTGCTGTCGGTGTCATCAGTCTCCCCATAGAGGTTCACGTCAGCGAGCGTGCCGTTAGCACGTGCGCCTGGGACGGCGGGATTTTTGGAGGTGCTGGCGGGACGCATCCAGAAGTCGTAAGTGCCGAAGCCCATGGCCGCCACTGAGCGGAACACCGCGCTCCGGTAAACGGCGGGGGTGGTCGTGCTCTTCACGTCGCCACTCTCTTGATTGAGTTTCATGACCAGGTAACCGTTCTCGACGGTCAGGTTGCTGGGTTCGAAGGTGCCAGCGCTGTTGAGGGAACGCCAGTTGGCGTTCACTTTGTAGGTTTCCCATAGATTGGTATTGAACGAATTGAAGTCGTCACAGAAGGGCGCGGTGAGTTGTTGTCCCCTGAGCTTGTTCGTTCTGGGGATGGGGTAGGGTTGCCCGGTTTTCAACGAAGAAGGCGGTAACGCGGCTTTCCCTGTGGGCGCAGTGGATGATGGGGAAAATTGACCGCAGCTGGCGAGCAGAACGGTCATCAAAGTGGAGGCGAGGGCAAATTTCCGGGGAATGGATCGGCGTGACATAGTGACTCCCTTGAGGATGGAACGGAGAACTCCTGGGAGTGGGCCTACGGAAATTTCGTTAGGGACAGCAGGAGTTGAACGTCGTTCAACCCAAGATACGAATGTGGTTTTCATCCTCCTGTCATATTCGGCTCATATACCCCTAGTTTATTAATAAAGTATTAATGGAGTGTCTGTCTGGTGTCTTGACCAGCGTCTACTTGGCCTCGCACGAGACGTCAAACAGGAACCTACGCTTAGCCCCTAAGCACACCCGATTTATGACCTGTGAAACAGTGTTGAATTCGAGTCGCAGACGGTTTCTCGTTACAGGAACCTCGTTTCTGCACACTGAAAAGCTATACCCTCATCATCCACTCATTGCAGTTGGTGCAATTTCGCTCCTTCGCTACGTTAAGCCCTATTCCAAAGGACTTTCTCTCACCTAACACTCTTTAGATGACATTCTCAACGCTTGGGGGTGGGTCGTGGGGCCTTCGGGCTGCTGTTTGGCCGAAGGTCACGCGGCGCGCAGTCGAGCGTCTTCCGGTGGTTGATGATGGTTAAGCCGTCGCTCTGGTGCGACTGGTCAGCAGGGCCGGGGCGTGCCGCATATGGCTGCCCCACTCGCTGCGATCCACCTCAAAGCGGGCAAGCTGGGCGGCGAGGGCCTGTAGTCCCTTCCACCCGCCTTTAATGGCCTGCCAGATCAACCCGGCGTAGTAGCTCCGGCTGTGGTCGTCATCGAGGGCGGCAGCAATGCTGGCCGCCGTGTGGTGAACCAGGACGCGGCGGCGGTCTGGATCGGCTTCATCAGCAATCAGGGGAAGGTCGTAAATCACTGATTGCATCGAGGTTTTTTCATCTTCGCGGAATATGTCGGGGTCAAGAGAATAACGGGGATCGAGGAATTCCTGGCCCCCTCCGGGGGTAACGGCCCAGGCCTGGCAGACCCGAAACGCGGTTTGTTCGGCGTCGCCTGCGGCTCCTCCCGGAAAAGCACTTGACTCCGACATATTTTTTTCTGCGTTGTAGAGGGCTTTGATCTGTTTAGCGTAGCGGTAGGCTGTGCGGCCTGCTGCCCGGTCGGCGTCCAGGTTCCGGTAACGGTAATGCAAGTCGGCGTAAGTCAGGCGGGCGACGTGGCCGGGTTGCAACGCCACGGCATACACCGTCCCGGTGTTGCGGGTTTCCAGCTCCCCTGTGCTGGTATTCAGGTGTTCACCCTTATGTTCGCGGGTGTCGATCAAGCCCATGCCCTGAAGTTGCTCGTTCCATCGCTCAATGGTCTTGGGATCGACCCGCAGCGCTGCCGCTAGGAGTTCGTTGGCGGTGTGTACGGTCTCTTGTGCGGCGTTGGGTTTATGGTCGCTGCGCTCAGCTTTGTAGACGGCGAGCAGGTGCAGTAACCGCCACAGTCGGATCGCGCCCTCTGTCCCGGCTCCCTTGCCGCGTTTCGGGCGCAGCTTCTCCAGCCGTTCGGCCCCGGCCACCTCGTCGGCAGCCAGACGCTTGGTCGGTTCCAGGGTGGCTGCGATGGTCTGAATGTGGACGCGGGCGCTCTGCGCGGCGTGTAAGCGGCGCTGCGCCTCCTCCAGGCTGGCGGGTATTCCCTCGATATGCTGCGCCACTCTCTCGGCCTCCAGGTTCTCGACGATCTCCGCCAGCTCTGCACACTCGCGGGCCAGCCAGTCGGCAGGGGTACGAGTCCCCTCATCGGGATTTGAAGTGGCCTCCCTGGGCTTCCTTTGGCCTTCCTGGGAGGGGATGGGCTGCCGTTCAGTCACCCCCGGCACGCTTGCTGAAACTGCACCAACTAGCGCACCAGGCGCGGCCTCCGGCGTGAGCATCGCCAGAAATCGAGCGGCCCGGTCTGCCTGACTGGGGGTGAGGGGGGTCTTAATTGTGTCGGTATCTAGAAATATGTGGGCGTTTTGCCCTACTATTTGGATAGGGCTGCCCTGCTCTAGGTTTTTCATCTGGCGATGTCCTTGGGTGTTGGGGTAGTCAGGTTAGGGGTTTGCGAGACCACCTAGCCAAACTTCGAGCTTCAGAGTAGCACCCCGGCGCGAGTCGGGGTGCTACCTGTTTCGCTTCATTCGAAAATTTACTGTTCTGGACGGCAGAAAAAGACCAAAACGCATAACATTGATTTTGCCTGCATATCGCCCTATAATTGAGAAATCAAAGCGGCCTTCGGGTCGCTTTTTCCGTCTTTCTTCTCATTTCCTGCCAACCGCTCCAGAAAACACTCAGGAGAGGCCATGCCCAAAACCCCCAGAAGAACGAGCCAAAACCTGAAAGCACCGCCATCCACGCCTGACCCTGAGAAGGAAGGGAAGGCCTTACAACTGGCCCAGGAGCGGTTGCTGGCCCGGCGTCAGGCGTTGATTCCGCTTCAGGTGCTCGATGACTGGCCCTTCTCGCCCTTTCAGGGCGAGGAACAGCTTCCACGCGAGCTGATTGGGCGGAATCTGACCCAGATTGCCCAGCAGCCCCGATTCTGGCTCCGGCGCTGGGCGGCCCACTGCCTGCAACAGGTGAGCCTTTCTGAATCGCAGTTCGTCACGGTGGATCGTCAGGGGTGGCATGACTTGCAGTGGTACAGCGCGGCCACCGCTGAGTTGAACTGGCCCAGCCAGGGCGGGCAGCTCATCGTGAACTACTCCAGTGCTGGCTTCACGCTGGAACCGATCATCCACGTGGAAGATGATGAAGAAGGCTGGGACAGGCAGCGGCACCTGAGGTTTAATGACGAGGGTGAATGGCGCTGGGGGAGAAAAGGTGGCCTCTGGCAGCCTTACCTTGTTTTCCTGACACCTGCACGCCCCCAACGGCGCTTCAGATAGAAGTCTTCCAGTCTCCAAAATGTCGGATCAACCGCAGAAAGCTGTTTCCATCAGGAGGTCAGCAAAGAGGGAAGGGACAAGGTCTCCGGCCCCCCCCCTTTATGCTGACCCTCAGTAGTCCATGCCGTGGTCGCGTTGCCGTTCCTGTTGGCGCTGTTTCTGCTGACCCAGGTTGAAGTCCTCTGGGTCAAGTTCCAGCGGTTTCCCGCCGGGGTGTTTTTGTTGCTGCTGGTCGTCGTCGCGGTCATGAGTCAGGCCCAGTTCCCGGCCGAGCTGCTGTTCGAGCCCGTACGCCTGGTGCTGGAAGTGAACCAGGTCGCCTTCAGCGCCCCTTCTGAGTGTCGTGTCCGTCCCGAAGCAGACGTGGACATGGATATTTCCCCCTTCCTGCTGATGGACGGCTACCGCGTAGATTTCAGCATCGGGTCGCCGCTCCTGCACTGCTTCAGCCACAAGCTGCGCGGCTTGTCTCTGGTCAATCTCCGCTTCCCCTGGGAGCTGCGTGGTGAAGGTCAGGTGTTGCTGGTACTTCGTCTCCGTCTCCTCGATGCGGGCCACCGCCTCCTGTCGGTCAGTCTCTGAAAAGCGCCCATCTTCCAGCTTGTAAAGCTGGGTGCGCTCCTTCTCGTCCATGTACTTCACCGCGCTCCCCGCCCTGGCCTTCCCGCCGTTGCTGGTCTTGGTGTAGTTGTTCCCGCTGCGGTCTGGAATAGACCGCACCACGCGCTGCGTGCTGCCCATGCGGGCCATCTCAGCGCCCAAACAAGCCTTTGGGCTTGTTCCTCAGTTCTTCCTCGGTGTCGTCCAGTCGGTCTACCGCTTTGGTCACCGTATTCTGCATGGACTTGATTTGCTGGTTCAGGCTGTTCAACACCTGCACGATTTGATTTTGCTGCTGTTGAAGTTGTTGCACCTGGGCCGTCAGTGCGTCCACCTGCTCTATCTTCTTGGTCATTTGGTCGGTTGACTCTCTAACCTTCATCAGCAACGTGGGGTCATCGTGGGCCATGCTGCTAGAAAGTTCCTGAATAGCGGCGCGTATCTGCGGTGTCGGTTCTTTCAGATAGTGAACCGCGTAGTTCCACGCGAGGTCATAGTATTTATTGCTCTTTTCCTTGTCCCAGGTTTTTTGCATCAGCAGATTGACCATCTGCCGGGTTGCTCCACTCTCTATGCTCGTTCTGGCCAGTAGTGAGCGTACCCGGTTGAACTGTTCATTCAGGGCCACCCGGACTTCTTCGCGCAGTGTCTCGCTTTGCTTCTCAAAAGACAGTTTGAGAATATCTGTCGTCATCACCCGACGGTCTTGAAGGCTGTACCGCTCTAGGACATTGGCACAGTACGCTGAGATTTTTACCCCCGCTTCTTTCGCCATGAGCTCCAGTTCTGCGGCGTGGTGTGGCTCAAGTGTCACCGTCACGCGCACAGGCTTCTGTCGGGGTCTTCCTGCGGTCTTTGTCATGCTTGAGTTTATGCCATTTTAGAGTTGCACGAATTAAAAGTAATAGTGCTGGCGGTTTTTCCCCTCAGAAACGATGTTTCTGAGGCAAGATGCACGACAGTGCTAATCTTGCGTAATCTCCAACAGGGGCCAAAGATTCGCCGCTCACTGCCACCACTCTTTTGCTGGGGCGTTTGCATCTGGGGAGTTACTCTGTGGGGGCTTGTTGGTCGGTTTTTTGGGTCGGTTCGGCCTTTTGGGTTCTGGCTTTCCGCTTCTTACGCTTCGGCTGCAACGATTCCATGTATTTCTGAGCCATCTCGTCAAAGCTCACCTGGCCGCTTGCCAGTTGTTCGGGTGTTACAGCGTGTGGGTGGTACTTCTTCTTCTTGCCCGACAAGTCGGCCAAAGTATCCCGCACCCAGGCGTCAAAGACGGCTTCGATCAGCAGATTGGGAACTCGCAGCGGCCCACCCTTTCTGGGAATGTCTACCCATTCAAACGTCGGGACAGCCCGCCAGTGTCCTTCTCGAATAGCCCTCTTGATTCGCATATAGGCCGCGTACTGCTTATCGTCTGGAAACTGGGGCAGAACTTCTTTCAGTTCGGTGTAGTTGGTGAAGGGCTTATAGGGCTGGTTTTCCATACTGGAAGTATGTCACCTCGACCTCTCTCCATCCTTAGCTTCCGGTATTCAGGGCTGTGCTGATGACTGGGCCGCTCCCATTCTCGGGTTCCAGAATTAATCTGGCCCGGTAGCCTGCCGCTGTCGCGTACCGCGCCACGGTCAGCAGTTCCGCGTTCTCGCCTTTTTCGATCTTGACCACCGCCGACGCCTGTACCCCCAGCCGTCGCCCCATCTCACGCACGCCCAGGTGCTTCGCGCCCCGCATAGCTCCCAGAGCGGCCCCAATCGTCTTGGCAGTGTGCAGCTCCTCGATGTGCCCCTCCAGGCCGTCCACATCCAGCTCTGACACCATCTGCGCGGCGGCGCTGCCCTCGGCAGGTACGGGGACGTCTCCCATCCCGGCCACTTCGTTCAGTAGTGCCAGCATTTCAGCATCTGGCAAACCGTCTAAGTTCAATTCTCTCTGCCACTCCTGCGCCGTTTTCATTCCTCACCCCCGTTTCCTTCTTCCTGCCGTTTCGCTGTGTAGTCCCGGTAAGCCCGCAAGGCTTCCATCAGCAAGTGACGGCTGGCCTCGTCGTCGTCCTTGACCTCAGCCCCACACAGCACCGGAACCCCATCCACCCGCCAGAAGAAGTACACCCGCGCCCCACCCTTCTCGCCACCCCGTGAACGGGTTTTCAATTCCCAGAGGGGCAACCCCTTGAGAGGGAGGGCATAGCGAGAATCCCGGCCCGATGCTTTCAGGTCGCGCACCATCCGGATGATGGCCGTGACGGCGGCCCGCTGACCTGCCGCTCGCATGGCCAGCAGGTCGCGCACCACCAGGGACTGTGTCCCATCGGGTGTGTTGACCTGCAACACTCGCGGCATGTGTTCACTTTAAGGTAAACACACCAGGTGAGCAACCTGGCCTGAACTTCAGCCCCTGGCTTTTGTCTGCACTTACAGGTCGGCGGCCTCCTGGATCGTGAGTTCCTGTTCGGCAGACAGGATGGTGAGCGCCTGCCCGGTGCCGAGTTGCTCCAGCAGTCACGACATCAACGGGACCGCCCGAAGACCTGCACCCAGTAAGTCGCAAAGATGGTCTTCTCAGTGCCATTGCCTACCGCACCTCCAAAATGAGTCCAGTGCGAGTCCATCATGTTCTTGCAATGCTCGGGACTGGTCAGCAGTTGCTTGACGGCTTCCTGGGCCGTCAAAGGGCCATAGGCGATGTTTTCTCCTGCCGTGCCGACGAAGCCGAACTGCTCGGCACGCTGCTGCGCCCTGGTGTGATCGGTGGGGTTTACGTGTCCCCTGAAATCCAGGGTGATCATGTCCCGTACATGTCTGGCCGCCGCTGATTCCAACCTGGTGTCCCATTTCAGCGGCGGCACCGCATTCATGAGCACGCCGCCACATTTCTGTCCCTGAAAGCGGGCCTTGTTGGTGGCCGCCAGGAAGTCTTCCTGCCAGCGCCGGGAGAGATCGACCCAGGCGGGACGGGCAAAGACGATGGCGGCTTTGATCCCGTCGGTGGCCAGGCCATATTCGGTGAACTCCTGAAAGGAGCCGCAGCGCTCCAGCAGGCTGCGCCCGATCCACTGCTGGTCACCGTTGTAGGTGACGCGCACGCCGTTGGCCGTCTTTGCCCGATAGTGTTGCCTGGCCAGGGCGTCCTGGGTCGAGTACCCCTTCAGCTGGTCAAGGGCGGCCTGGTTGAGTGGCCCGCTCAGGGTCAGCCTGACGCCGCATTTCCCGAAGGCCGCCTGAACCGTGCGGTCGAGCTTGTCGGCGGCAGACACCTGGGCATGGGCCACAGGTAAGGAAGTAAGGGTCAGGAGAAGCGTGATCCGCCGCGCGTGAGATGGCATGACTTCTGACGATAAATCTTGTTCCTCTCCAGTGCCTTGCACTTTCCCGCACCTGGAAGCTGGGTAAGCTGTGATTGGGCTGGGAGCAGCAGTCTGTCGGCGATTTCCCTGGTGGGTGAGGAGAAGCTGGTGAGAAACGAAAAGGCAGGGGAATACCTGTTCATTCCAGATATCCACGGGCACCTGTCGCGCCTTCAGGCGGCCCTCGCGGTGGCCCGGCGCTTTCCGGAAGCGCACCTGATCTTCCTGGGAGACCTGATCGACGACAGTCCACGCCGCCGCACCGCCCGCAGGGACTACCGGGAAAGAGGCGTGGCCGATGATTCCAGAGAAGTTCTCCGACAGGTGCGGGAACTCCATCAACAGGGAAGGGCTTCCGTGCTGCTGGGAAATCACGAAGTGTTGGCCTGTA encodes:
- a CDS encoding CAP domain-containing protein, encoding MPSHARRITLLLTLTSLPVAHAQVSAADKLDRTVQAAFGKCGVRLTLSGPLNQAALDQLKGYSTQDALARQHYRAKTANGVRVTYNGDQQWIGRSLLERCGSFQEFTEYGLATDGIKAAIVFARPAWVDLSRRWQEDFLAATNKARFQGQKCGGVLMNAVPPLKWDTRLESAAARHVRDMITLDFRGHVNPTDHTRAQQRAEQFGFVGTAGENIAYGPLTAQEAVKQLLTSPEHCKNMMDSHWTHFGGAVGNGTEKTIFATYWVQVFGRSR
- a CDS encoding helix-turn-helix domain-containing protein produces the protein MLALLNEVAGMGDVPVPAEGSAAAQMVSELDVDGLEGHIEELHTAKTIGAALGAMRGAKHLGVREMGRRLGVQASAVVKIEKGENAELLTVARYATAAGYRARLILEPENGSGPVISTALNTGS